In one Mastacembelus armatus chromosome 19, fMasArm1.2, whole genome shotgun sequence genomic region, the following are encoded:
- the LOC113135315 gene encoding DELTA-stichotoxin-Hcr4a-like codes for MSESAEAVAASLKSRRNVTIEITNLTSNYCLMDPKVFLESGNCHSPPQPTVRPLKTEVCIFSKSSAKATGTVGVLTYDLFERQSNSPTETVAIMFSVPYDYNMYKNWVAVGLYGLGKECNESLYKEMYYNKEQRGFVRDEAKGSGLTYEGAKLDIKVTMSPMGRAIMKVEVWDKLFTPPMQQQY; via the exons ATGAGTGAGTCAGCAGAAGCTGTGGCTGCGAGCCTCAAGAGCCGCAGAAATGTCACCATCGAGATCACCAACCTCACCAGTAACTACTGCCTGATGGACCCCAA GGTTTTCCTGGAGAGTGGAAACTGCCACAGCCCACCCCAGCCCACTGTGCGCCCACTCAAAACCGAAGTGTGCATCTTCAGCAAGTCCAGCGCGAAAGCCACCGGCACAGTGGGCGTCCTGACCTACGACCTGTTTGAGAGACAGAGCAACAGCCCCACAGAGACAGTAGCTATCATGTTCTCTGTGCCCTACGACTACAACATGTACAAGAACTGGGTGGCAGTAGGACTCTACGGCCTGGGCAAGGAGTGCAACGAGAGTCTGTACAAAGAGATGTACTATAACAAAGAGCAGCGGGGTTTTGTGCGCGACGAGGCCAAAGGCTCTGGGCTCACGTATGAGGGGGCCAAGCTGGACATCAAGGTGACGATGTCCCCAATGGGCAGGGCCATAATGAAGGTGGAGGTGTGGGACAAGTTATTCACTCCCCCAATGCAGCAACAATATTAA
- the LOC113135316 gene encoding DELTA-stichotoxin-Hmg2b-like: MSETAESHSAALTTNRNCTVEITNVSSVYCLVNPKVHMESGFPFSPPQPTVRTTKTEVCSFTKDDNTASGAVGVLTYQLFNMRTRSYTDLMAIMFSVPFDYNFYKNVVALGVFEHTQACDKKLYELMYNGKEFTNFVRQQPNGSGLKYAGKTVDLRATMSDEGKAILKVELYDKMGK; this comes from the exons ATGTCTGAGACTGCAGAGAGCCATTCTGCCGCCTTGACCACAAACCGCAACTGCACCGTGGAGATCACCAACGTGAGCTCTGTCTACTGCCTGGTCAACCCAAA GGTTCACATGGAGAGCGGTTTCCCCTTCAGCCCTCCACAGCCCACCGTGCGCACCACCAAGACCGAGGTGTGCTCGTTCACCAAGGACGACAACACCGCGTCAGGCGCTGTGGGCGTCTTGACCTACCAGCTGTTTAACATGCGCACCCGCAGCTACACAGACCTCATGGCCATCATGTTCTCTGTGCCCTTTGACTATAACTTCTACAAGAATGTAGTGGCGCTGGGCGTCTTCGAGCACACGCAAGCCTGCGATAAGAAGCTGTACGAATTGATGTACAACGGCAAGGAGTTCACCAACTTTGTGCGCCAACAGCCCAACGGCTCAGGGCTGAAGTACGCTGGAAAGACGGTGGACCTCAGGGCCACCATGTCTGACGAGGGCAAGGCTATTCTCAAAGTGGAGCTGTATGACAAGATGGGAAAATGA
- the plaub gene encoding plasminogen activator, urokinase b isoform X1, which produces MMKNACVLIWTLAALSAAEVGSLLERRRQKMSVFSSSSSSSSFSSSSVRSGGICLNGGTTVKSLMTGKHMFCLCAGGFEGKRCETVKHAHCYEGVGLYYRGSVSKSESGHTCKDWDSDTREQYLSSDVNSGRHNYCRNLHYRRRPWCHVWKNQQLVWEYCDIPRCSFEPFPGPPAPTPTEPEPAAEMTCGQRTRRKQMKIVGGTVATVESHPWVAAIFWRSKSKEKVFRCGGSLISACWVLTAAHCFPDGSQDKEHRFSVTLGKNALNESDLIMEQTFRVEEVIVHEGFDNSEGNFNNDIALLRLKPKHGTCAEENNWVKFVCLPPPQQSLPPGATCEIAGYGKERYGLWYKSQYLREAQVNLLNDDVCRHTYYYDNMLTENMFCASRPDWSQDACEGDSGGPLVCEVDNRLFQFGVISWGDGCAKQSRPGVYTKVTNYNHWIQEKTGLTSITAGATFPYK; this is translated from the exons ATGATGAAAAACGCTTGTGTTTTAATATGGACCCTGGCAGCCCTGTCAGCAGCTGAAGTG GGCTCACTGCTGGAAAGAAGACGACAGAAAATGTCTGTCTTCTCCTCTtcgtcctcctcatcttcattctcctcctcctctgtacGCTCAG GTGGGATCTGTCTGAATGGAGGCACCACTGTCAAGTCTTTGATGACTGGTAAACacatgttttgtctgtgtgctggtGGTTTTGAGGGGAAACGCTGTGAGACAG TAAAACATGCCCACTGCTATGAGGGAGTTGGACTTTACTACAGAGGCTCAGTGTCCAAGTCAGAGAGTGGTCACACATGTAAGGACTGGGATTCAGACACCAGGGAGCAGTACCTGTCTTCAGACGTCAACTCAGGGAGACACAACTACTGCAG GAACCTTCACTACAGACGCCGTCCGTGGTGTCATGTTTGGAAAAACCAGCAGCTGGTCTGGGAGTATTGTGATATTCCACGTTGTAGCTTTGAGCCAT TTCCAGGTCCACCTGCGCCTACACCCACTGAGCCCGAGCCCG CTGCAGAGATGACATGTGGCCAGCGCACCAGACGAAAGCAGATGAAGATCGTGGGTGGAACAGTTGCCACTGTGGAATCCCACCCATGGGTCGCTGCCATATTTTGGCGCAGCAAATCCAAAGAGAAGGTTTTCCGCTGTGGAGGGAGTCTGATCTCCGCCTGCTGGGTCCTCACAGCCGCCCACTGCTTCCCGGACGG TTCCCAGGACAAAGAGCACCGCTTCTCCGTCACCCTGGGGAAAAACGCCCTGAATGAGTCCGACCTGATTATGGAGCAAACATTCAGGGTGGAGGAAGTCATCGTCCACGAAGGGTTTGACAACAGTGAGGGGAACTTCAACAATGACATCG CCCTGCTGAGGCTGAAGCCCAAACATgggacatgtgcagaggagaaTAACTGGGTGAAGTTCGTCTGcctgcctcctcctcagcaGAGCCTCCCCCCTGGTGCCACCTGTGAGATCGCTGGATATGGGAAGGAGAGATATG GTTTGTGGTATAAGTCTCAGTACCTGCGAGAGGCTCAGGTGAACCTCCTCAACGATGATGTGTGTCGACATACATATTATTATGACAACATGctcactgaaaacatgttttgtgcCAGTCGACCTGATTGGAGCCAGGATGCTTGTGAG GGAGACTCGGGGGGGCCTCTGGTGTGCGAGGTCGACAACAGGCTCTTCCAGTTTGGAGTGATCAGCTGGGGCGACGGCTGCGCCAAGCAGTCTCGACCCGGCGTTTACACCAAAGTGACCAATTACAACCACTGGATCCAAGAGAAGACGGGTCTGACGTCCATCACTGCTGGAGCCACGTTTCCTTACAAATGA
- the plaub gene encoding plasminogen activator, urokinase b isoform X2: protein MMKNACVLIWTLAALSAAEVGSLLERRRQKMSVFSSSSSSSSFSSSSVRSVKHAHCYEGVGLYYRGSVSKSESGHTCKDWDSDTREQYLSSDVNSGRHNYCRNLHYRRRPWCHVWKNQQLVWEYCDIPRCSFEPFPGPPAPTPTEPEPAAEMTCGQRTRRKQMKIVGGTVATVESHPWVAAIFWRSKSKEKVFRCGGSLISACWVLTAAHCFPDGSQDKEHRFSVTLGKNALNESDLIMEQTFRVEEVIVHEGFDNSEGNFNNDIALLRLKPKHGTCAEENNWVKFVCLPPPQQSLPPGATCEIAGYGKERYGLWYKSQYLREAQVNLLNDDVCRHTYYYDNMLTENMFCASRPDWSQDACEGDSGGPLVCEVDNRLFQFGVISWGDGCAKQSRPGVYTKVTNYNHWIQEKTGLTSITAGATFPYK, encoded by the exons ATGATGAAAAACGCTTGTGTTTTAATATGGACCCTGGCAGCCCTGTCAGCAGCTGAAGTG GGCTCACTGCTGGAAAGAAGACGACAGAAAATGTCTGTCTTCTCCTCTtcgtcctcctcatcttcattctcctcctcctctgtacGCTCAG TAAAACATGCCCACTGCTATGAGGGAGTTGGACTTTACTACAGAGGCTCAGTGTCCAAGTCAGAGAGTGGTCACACATGTAAGGACTGGGATTCAGACACCAGGGAGCAGTACCTGTCTTCAGACGTCAACTCAGGGAGACACAACTACTGCAG GAACCTTCACTACAGACGCCGTCCGTGGTGTCATGTTTGGAAAAACCAGCAGCTGGTCTGGGAGTATTGTGATATTCCACGTTGTAGCTTTGAGCCAT TTCCAGGTCCACCTGCGCCTACACCCACTGAGCCCGAGCCCG CTGCAGAGATGACATGTGGCCAGCGCACCAGACGAAAGCAGATGAAGATCGTGGGTGGAACAGTTGCCACTGTGGAATCCCACCCATGGGTCGCTGCCATATTTTGGCGCAGCAAATCCAAAGAGAAGGTTTTCCGCTGTGGAGGGAGTCTGATCTCCGCCTGCTGGGTCCTCACAGCCGCCCACTGCTTCCCGGACGG TTCCCAGGACAAAGAGCACCGCTTCTCCGTCACCCTGGGGAAAAACGCCCTGAATGAGTCCGACCTGATTATGGAGCAAACATTCAGGGTGGAGGAAGTCATCGTCCACGAAGGGTTTGACAACAGTGAGGGGAACTTCAACAATGACATCG CCCTGCTGAGGCTGAAGCCCAAACATgggacatgtgcagaggagaaTAACTGGGTGAAGTTCGTCTGcctgcctcctcctcagcaGAGCCTCCCCCCTGGTGCCACCTGTGAGATCGCTGGATATGGGAAGGAGAGATATG GTTTGTGGTATAAGTCTCAGTACCTGCGAGAGGCTCAGGTGAACCTCCTCAACGATGATGTGTGTCGACATACATATTATTATGACAACATGctcactgaaaacatgttttgtgcCAGTCGACCTGATTGGAGCCAGGATGCTTGTGAG GGAGACTCGGGGGGGCCTCTGGTGTGCGAGGTCGACAACAGGCTCTTCCAGTTTGGAGTGATCAGCTGGGGCGACGGCTGCGCCAAGCAGTCTCGACCCGGCGTTTACACCAAAGTGACCAATTACAACCACTGGATCCAAGAGAAGACGGGTCTGACGTCCATCACTGCTGGAGCCACGTTTCCTTACAAATGA